Proteins from a genomic interval of Micropterus dolomieu isolate WLL.071019.BEF.003 ecotype Adirondacks linkage group LG16, ASM2129224v1, whole genome shotgun sequence:
- the cax1 gene encoding cation/H+ exchanger protein 1 isoform X2 codes for MSTKKSSLMPGDVENLRRRSVADSHENCLDPEQHYRFPQRPSQSDWLCVGPQHPDLGAVETFSPDASAHHFCHYTPKCFLTINRGHATSALSTQSQSARSTPSRYGEESWHDGTSKTTIRAENEVEAHREANNYKFGFRKWKGHVTEKPIEDRSDDIRELYSDLSIVKPREGSVVTFGNIIYVFLFGWWISLIYFLICPVMFLTIFGAPYGKLCLKMAWYFIWPFGKLLEKAGDVVNRSTVRPPKCEVIPEERNCEDSKDLVRNKDSAPLLISSPIAIEIPVPEPPARKTSKHWCRISTYVWLLLGYPVLAVVHSLACVLSWLLVFSIPVSKMNACTLIAILRMAPEDIQVHRLEKKLGCETRVILCCYQAFNVYYYKYTVQGVNIFAINSLPLVLMTLIVGYTDREHNYCSAETKFATAITSIIPLSYYIGMGIASISAQSNFAVGAVVNATFGSITEMTFYITALLQGHHAATKCYEEVVKAALTGTLLGSILLIPGISMIIGGIKHREQRFNSRSAGVSSALLFISIGGVFAPTLFSKTFGNLVCESCTKIPGNASVPFICKDCHYDLSHADPHLILSQIEPLVYTVSVLLPAAYLIGLIFTLKTHSHIYDIHISDGQGGHAHGQYVQEGTSTYHPTGEVTTVHIVAANSCINASVVAASQVAATGHHVVHWSRWRALAVLIGATVLMACCADLSTENIEPMLTHYSISQYFIGVTVLAMVPELPEIVNGVQFALQNNISLSLEVGSCIAVQVCMIQIPLLVLFNAFYDVGFVLVFSDIHLWSSIFSVILVNYIFMDGKCDYFQGTALVVVYFILLALYFFAPSPRAC; via the exons atgtCCACCAAAAAGTCTTCGCTGATGCCAGGTGATGTGGAGAACCTGCGGAGAAGATCTGTGGCTGACTCTCACG AGAACTGTCTAGACCCTGAACAGCATTACCGGTTTCCACAGCGACCTTCCCAAAGTGATTGGCTCTGCGTTGGCCCCCAGCATCCAGACCTAGGTGCAGTGGAGACGTTCTCCCCAGATGCTTCTGCCCACCATTTCTGCCACTACACTCCGAAATGTTTCCTCACCATCAACAGAG GACATGCCACCTCAGCCCTGTCTACTCAGTCACAAAGTGCCCGGTCTACTCCGTCACGGTATGGAGAAGAGAGTTGGCATGATGGCACCTCAAAGACCACAATCAGAGCTGAGAATGAGGTGGAGGCTCACAGGGAGGCCAACAACTACAAG TTTGGCTTCAGGAAGTGGAAGGGCCATGTGACGGAGAAGCCCATAGAAGACAGATCAGACGACATCAGAGAGCTCTACTCTGATCTTAGCATTGTTAAGCCTCGAGAAG GCTCAGTGGTCACCTTTGGGAacataatttatgtatttttatttggatGGTGGATATCTTTAATCTACTTCCTCATTTGTCCTGTAATGTTTCTAACAATCTTCGGTGCTCCCTACG GCAAACTTTGTTTAAAGATGGCGTGGTACTTTATTTGGCCATTTGGGAAGTTGTTAGAAAAG GCCGGTGATGTAGTTAACAGATCCACTGTGAGGCCTCCTAAGTGTGAGGTCATTCCAGAGGAGAGGAACTGTGAAGACAGTAAGGACCTTGTCAGGAACAAGGACTCTGCGCCTCTTCTAATATCTTCCCCAATCGCTATTGAGATCCCTGTCCCAGAACCACCGGCTAGAAAAACTTCAAAGCACTGG TGTCGCATCAGTACTTATGTTTGGTTGTTACTGGGTTACCCTGTCCTCGCTGTGGTCCACTCCCTGGCCTGTGTGCTCTCCTGGCTGCTGGTCTTCTCTATACCTGTATCCAAGATGAATGCTTGCACACTGATCGCTATCCTCCGCATGGCACCAGAGGACATTCAGGTTCACAGACTGGAAAAG AAACTTGGGTGCGAGACCAGAGTCATCTTATGCTGTTATCAAGCATTCAATGTGTATTACTACAAATACACTGTCCAAGGAGTCAACATTTTCGCCATCA ACTCACTTCCCCTCGTATTAATGACTCTGATTGTTGGCTATACTGACCGTGAACACAATTACTGTAGCGCGGAGACCAAGTTTGCCACAGCCATCACTTCAATCATTCCTCTGTCCTACTATATTGGCATGGGTATAGCCAg CATTTCTGCACAGAGTAACTTTGCAGTGGGAGCTGTGGTGAACGCCACATTTGGCTCCATCACGGAGATGACATTCTACATCACAGCACTGCTGCAGGGACACCATGCTGCAACCAAATGTTACGAAGAGGTTGTTAAAGCAGCACTCACTGGGACCTTGCTTGGGTCTATCCTGTTAATACCT GGTATCTCTATGATCATTGGGGGCATTAAACACAGAGAGCAGCGATTTAACAGCCGTTCAGCCGGAGTGAGCTCAGCCTTGCTCTTCATATCCATAGGAG GTGTGTTTGCTCCCACCCTCTTCTCGAAGACCTTCGGGAATCTGGTGTGTGAAAGCTGCACCAAGATTCCAGGCAATGCCAGTGTACCCTTCATCTGCAAGGATTGTCACTACGACTTG agtCATGCTGACCCACATTTGATTCTGTCCCAAATCGA GCCCCTGGTGTACACAGTTTCTGTGCTGCTGCCTGCTGCATACCTGATTGGCCTCATCTTCACACTGAAGACCCACTCCCACATCTATGATATCCATATCAGCGATGGCCAAGGGGGCCATGCACATGGTCAGTACGTACAGGAGGGTACCAGCACCTACCACCCCACTGGTGAGGTCACCACTGTCCATATCGTTGCAGCCAACTCGTGTATTAATGCCAGCGTTGTTGCCGCCAGCCAGGTGGCTGCAacag GTCATCATGTAGTCCACTGGTCCCGGTGGAGGGCTCTTGCAGTGCTAATTGGTGCCACAGTGTTGATGGCCTGCTGCGCTGACCTCAGCACAGAGAACATTGAGCCCATGCTTACTCACTACTCCATCTCACAG TACTTCATCGGTGTCACGGTGTTGGCCATGGTGCCAGAGCTTCCTGAGATTGTCAATGGGGTCCAATTTGCACTGCAGAACAACATCAGCCTTAG CCTTGAAGTGGGTAGTTGCATTGCTGTGCAGGTCTGCATGATACAGATCCCACTGCTCGTACTCTTCAATGCCTTCTAT GATGTTGGATTCGTTCTTGTGTTCAGTGATATTCATCTCTGGTCCAGCATCTTCAGTGTGATTCTGGTCAACTACATCTTCATGGATGGAAAATGTGACTACTTTCAGG GCACCGCTCTAGTGGTGGTCTACTTCATCCTTTTGGCCCTGTACTTCTTTGCTCCTTCTCCACGTGCTTGTTGA
- the cax1 gene encoding cation/H+ exchanger protein 1 isoform X1 → MSTKKSSLMPGDVENLRRRSVADSHENCLDPEQHYRFPQRPSQSDWLCVGPQHPDLGAVETFSPDASAHHFCHYTPKCFLTINRGHATSALSTQSQSARSTPSRYGEESWHDGTSKTTIRAENEVEAHREANNYKFGFRKWKGHVTEKPIEDRSDDIRELYSDLSIVKPREGSVVTFGNIIYVFLFGWWISLIYFLICPVMFLTIFGAPYGKLCLKMAWYFIWPFGKLLEKAGDVVNRSTVRPPKCEVIPEERNCEDSKDLVRNKDSAPLLISSPIAIEIPVPEPPARKTSKHWCRISTYVWLLLGYPVLAVVHSLACVLSWLLVFSIPVSKMNACTLIAILRMAPEDIQVHRLEKKLGCETRVILCCYQAFNVYYYKYTVQGVNIFAINSLPLVLMTLIVGYTDREHNYCSAETKFATAITSIIPLSYYIGMGIASISAQSNFAVGAVVNATFGSITEMTFYITALLQGHHAATKCYEEVVKAALTGTLLGSILLIPGISMIIGGIKHREQRFNSRSAGVSSALLFISIGGVFAPTLFSKTFGNLVCESCTKIPGNASVPFICKDCHYDLSHADPHLILSQIEPLVYTVSVLLPAAYLIGLIFTLKTHSHIYDIHISDGQGGHAHGQYVQEGTSTYHPTGEVTTVHIVAANSCINASVVAASQVAATAGHHVVHWSRWRALAVLIGATVLMACCADLSTENIEPMLTHYSISQYFIGVTVLAMVPELPEIVNGVQFALQNNISLSLEVGSCIAVQVCMIQIPLLVLFNAFYDVGFVLVFSDIHLWSSIFSVILVNYIFMDGKCDYFQGTALVVVYFILLALYFFAPSPRAC, encoded by the exons atgtCCACCAAAAAGTCTTCGCTGATGCCAGGTGATGTGGAGAACCTGCGGAGAAGATCTGTGGCTGACTCTCACG AGAACTGTCTAGACCCTGAACAGCATTACCGGTTTCCACAGCGACCTTCCCAAAGTGATTGGCTCTGCGTTGGCCCCCAGCATCCAGACCTAGGTGCAGTGGAGACGTTCTCCCCAGATGCTTCTGCCCACCATTTCTGCCACTACACTCCGAAATGTTTCCTCACCATCAACAGAG GACATGCCACCTCAGCCCTGTCTACTCAGTCACAAAGTGCCCGGTCTACTCCGTCACGGTATGGAGAAGAGAGTTGGCATGATGGCACCTCAAAGACCACAATCAGAGCTGAGAATGAGGTGGAGGCTCACAGGGAGGCCAACAACTACAAG TTTGGCTTCAGGAAGTGGAAGGGCCATGTGACGGAGAAGCCCATAGAAGACAGATCAGACGACATCAGAGAGCTCTACTCTGATCTTAGCATTGTTAAGCCTCGAGAAG GCTCAGTGGTCACCTTTGGGAacataatttatgtatttttatttggatGGTGGATATCTTTAATCTACTTCCTCATTTGTCCTGTAATGTTTCTAACAATCTTCGGTGCTCCCTACG GCAAACTTTGTTTAAAGATGGCGTGGTACTTTATTTGGCCATTTGGGAAGTTGTTAGAAAAG GCCGGTGATGTAGTTAACAGATCCACTGTGAGGCCTCCTAAGTGTGAGGTCATTCCAGAGGAGAGGAACTGTGAAGACAGTAAGGACCTTGTCAGGAACAAGGACTCTGCGCCTCTTCTAATATCTTCCCCAATCGCTATTGAGATCCCTGTCCCAGAACCACCGGCTAGAAAAACTTCAAAGCACTGG TGTCGCATCAGTACTTATGTTTGGTTGTTACTGGGTTACCCTGTCCTCGCTGTGGTCCACTCCCTGGCCTGTGTGCTCTCCTGGCTGCTGGTCTTCTCTATACCTGTATCCAAGATGAATGCTTGCACACTGATCGCTATCCTCCGCATGGCACCAGAGGACATTCAGGTTCACAGACTGGAAAAG AAACTTGGGTGCGAGACCAGAGTCATCTTATGCTGTTATCAAGCATTCAATGTGTATTACTACAAATACACTGTCCAAGGAGTCAACATTTTCGCCATCA ACTCACTTCCCCTCGTATTAATGACTCTGATTGTTGGCTATACTGACCGTGAACACAATTACTGTAGCGCGGAGACCAAGTTTGCCACAGCCATCACTTCAATCATTCCTCTGTCCTACTATATTGGCATGGGTATAGCCAg CATTTCTGCACAGAGTAACTTTGCAGTGGGAGCTGTGGTGAACGCCACATTTGGCTCCATCACGGAGATGACATTCTACATCACAGCACTGCTGCAGGGACACCATGCTGCAACCAAATGTTACGAAGAGGTTGTTAAAGCAGCACTCACTGGGACCTTGCTTGGGTCTATCCTGTTAATACCT GGTATCTCTATGATCATTGGGGGCATTAAACACAGAGAGCAGCGATTTAACAGCCGTTCAGCCGGAGTGAGCTCAGCCTTGCTCTTCATATCCATAGGAG GTGTGTTTGCTCCCACCCTCTTCTCGAAGACCTTCGGGAATCTGGTGTGTGAAAGCTGCACCAAGATTCCAGGCAATGCCAGTGTACCCTTCATCTGCAAGGATTGTCACTACGACTTG agtCATGCTGACCCACATTTGATTCTGTCCCAAATCGA GCCCCTGGTGTACACAGTTTCTGTGCTGCTGCCTGCTGCATACCTGATTGGCCTCATCTTCACACTGAAGACCCACTCCCACATCTATGATATCCATATCAGCGATGGCCAAGGGGGCCATGCACATGGTCAGTACGTACAGGAGGGTACCAGCACCTACCACCCCACTGGTGAGGTCACCACTGTCCATATCGTTGCAGCCAACTCGTGTATTAATGCCAGCGTTGTTGCCGCCAGCCAGGTGGCTGCAacag CAGGTCATCATGTAGTCCACTGGTCCCGGTGGAGGGCTCTTGCAGTGCTAATTGGTGCCACAGTGTTGATGGCCTGCTGCGCTGACCTCAGCACAGAGAACATTGAGCCCATGCTTACTCACTACTCCATCTCACAG TACTTCATCGGTGTCACGGTGTTGGCCATGGTGCCAGAGCTTCCTGAGATTGTCAATGGGGTCCAATTTGCACTGCAGAACAACATCAGCCTTAG CCTTGAAGTGGGTAGTTGCATTGCTGTGCAGGTCTGCATGATACAGATCCCACTGCTCGTACTCTTCAATGCCTTCTAT GATGTTGGATTCGTTCTTGTGTTCAGTGATATTCATCTCTGGTCCAGCATCTTCAGTGTGATTCTGGTCAACTACATCTTCATGGATGGAAAATGTGACTACTTTCAGG GCACCGCTCTAGTGGTGGTCTACTTCATCCTTTTGGCCCTGTACTTCTTTGCTCCTTCTCCACGTGCTTGTTGA
- the cax1 gene encoding cation/H+ exchanger protein 1 isoform X3: MSTKKSSLMPGDVENLRRRSVADSHENCLDPEQHYRFPQRPSQSDWLCVGPQHPDLGAVETFSPDASAHHFCHYTPKCFLTINRGHATSALSTQSQSARSTPSRYGEESWHDGTSKTTIRAENEVEAHREANNYKFGFRKWKGHVTEKPIEDRSDDIRELYSDLSIVKPREGSVVTFGNIIYVFLFGWWISLIYFLICPVMFLTIFGAPYGKLCLKMAWYFIWPFGKLLEKAGDVVNRSTVRPPKCEVIPEERNCEDSKDLVRNKDSAPLLISSPIAIEIPVPEPPARKTSKHWCRISTYVWLLLGYPVLAVVHSLACVLSWLLVFSIPVSKMNACTLIAILRMAPEDIQVHRLEKKLGCETRVILCCYQAFNVYYYKYTVQGVNIFAINSLPLVLMTLIVGYTDREHNYCSAETKFATAITSIIPLSYYIGMGIASISAQSNFAVGAVVNATFGSITEMTFYITALLQGHHAATKCYEEVVKAALTGTLLGSILLIPGISMIIGGIKHREQRFNSRSAGVSSALLFISIGGVFAPTLFSKTFGNLVCESCTKIPGNASVPFICKDCHYDLSHADPHLILSQIEPLVYTVSVLLPAAYLIGLIFTLKTHSHIYDIHISDGQGGHAHAGHHVVHWSRWRALAVLIGATVLMACCADLSTENIEPMLTHYSISQYFIGVTVLAMVPELPEIVNGVQFALQNNISLSLEVGSCIAVQVCMIQIPLLVLFNAFYDVGFVLVFSDIHLWSSIFSVILVNYIFMDGKCDYFQGTALVVVYFILLALYFFAPSPRAC; this comes from the exons atgtCCACCAAAAAGTCTTCGCTGATGCCAGGTGATGTGGAGAACCTGCGGAGAAGATCTGTGGCTGACTCTCACG AGAACTGTCTAGACCCTGAACAGCATTACCGGTTTCCACAGCGACCTTCCCAAAGTGATTGGCTCTGCGTTGGCCCCCAGCATCCAGACCTAGGTGCAGTGGAGACGTTCTCCCCAGATGCTTCTGCCCACCATTTCTGCCACTACACTCCGAAATGTTTCCTCACCATCAACAGAG GACATGCCACCTCAGCCCTGTCTACTCAGTCACAAAGTGCCCGGTCTACTCCGTCACGGTATGGAGAAGAGAGTTGGCATGATGGCACCTCAAAGACCACAATCAGAGCTGAGAATGAGGTGGAGGCTCACAGGGAGGCCAACAACTACAAG TTTGGCTTCAGGAAGTGGAAGGGCCATGTGACGGAGAAGCCCATAGAAGACAGATCAGACGACATCAGAGAGCTCTACTCTGATCTTAGCATTGTTAAGCCTCGAGAAG GCTCAGTGGTCACCTTTGGGAacataatttatgtatttttatttggatGGTGGATATCTTTAATCTACTTCCTCATTTGTCCTGTAATGTTTCTAACAATCTTCGGTGCTCCCTACG GCAAACTTTGTTTAAAGATGGCGTGGTACTTTATTTGGCCATTTGGGAAGTTGTTAGAAAAG GCCGGTGATGTAGTTAACAGATCCACTGTGAGGCCTCCTAAGTGTGAGGTCATTCCAGAGGAGAGGAACTGTGAAGACAGTAAGGACCTTGTCAGGAACAAGGACTCTGCGCCTCTTCTAATATCTTCCCCAATCGCTATTGAGATCCCTGTCCCAGAACCACCGGCTAGAAAAACTTCAAAGCACTGG TGTCGCATCAGTACTTATGTTTGGTTGTTACTGGGTTACCCTGTCCTCGCTGTGGTCCACTCCCTGGCCTGTGTGCTCTCCTGGCTGCTGGTCTTCTCTATACCTGTATCCAAGATGAATGCTTGCACACTGATCGCTATCCTCCGCATGGCACCAGAGGACATTCAGGTTCACAGACTGGAAAAG AAACTTGGGTGCGAGACCAGAGTCATCTTATGCTGTTATCAAGCATTCAATGTGTATTACTACAAATACACTGTCCAAGGAGTCAACATTTTCGCCATCA ACTCACTTCCCCTCGTATTAATGACTCTGATTGTTGGCTATACTGACCGTGAACACAATTACTGTAGCGCGGAGACCAAGTTTGCCACAGCCATCACTTCAATCATTCCTCTGTCCTACTATATTGGCATGGGTATAGCCAg CATTTCTGCACAGAGTAACTTTGCAGTGGGAGCTGTGGTGAACGCCACATTTGGCTCCATCACGGAGATGACATTCTACATCACAGCACTGCTGCAGGGACACCATGCTGCAACCAAATGTTACGAAGAGGTTGTTAAAGCAGCACTCACTGGGACCTTGCTTGGGTCTATCCTGTTAATACCT GGTATCTCTATGATCATTGGGGGCATTAAACACAGAGAGCAGCGATTTAACAGCCGTTCAGCCGGAGTGAGCTCAGCCTTGCTCTTCATATCCATAGGAG GTGTGTTTGCTCCCACCCTCTTCTCGAAGACCTTCGGGAATCTGGTGTGTGAAAGCTGCACCAAGATTCCAGGCAATGCCAGTGTACCCTTCATCTGCAAGGATTGTCACTACGACTTG agtCATGCTGACCCACATTTGATTCTGTCCCAAATCGA GCCCCTGGTGTACACAGTTTCTGTGCTGCTGCCTGCTGCATACCTGATTGGCCTCATCTTCACACTGAAGACCCACTCCCACATCTATGATATCCATATCAGCGATGGCCAAGGGGGCCATGCACATG CAGGTCATCATGTAGTCCACTGGTCCCGGTGGAGGGCTCTTGCAGTGCTAATTGGTGCCACAGTGTTGATGGCCTGCTGCGCTGACCTCAGCACAGAGAACATTGAGCCCATGCTTACTCACTACTCCATCTCACAG TACTTCATCGGTGTCACGGTGTTGGCCATGGTGCCAGAGCTTCCTGAGATTGTCAATGGGGTCCAATTTGCACTGCAGAACAACATCAGCCTTAG CCTTGAAGTGGGTAGTTGCATTGCTGTGCAGGTCTGCATGATACAGATCCCACTGCTCGTACTCTTCAATGCCTTCTAT GATGTTGGATTCGTTCTTGTGTTCAGTGATATTCATCTCTGGTCCAGCATCTTCAGTGTGATTCTGGTCAACTACATCTTCATGGATGGAAAATGTGACTACTTTCAGG GCACCGCTCTAGTGGTGGTCTACTTCATCCTTTTGGCCCTGTACTTCTTTGCTCCTTCTCCACGTGCTTGTTGA
- the cax1 gene encoding cation/H+ exchanger protein 1 isoform X4 has product MSTKKSSLMPGDVENLRRRSVADSHENCLDPEQHYRFPQRPSQSDWLCVGPQHPDLGAVETFSPDASAHHFCHYTPKCFLTINRGHATSALSTQSQSARSTPSRYGEESWHDGTSKTTIRAENEVEAHREANNYKFGFRKWKGHVTEKPIEDRSDDIRELYSDLSIVKPREGSVVTFGNIIYVFLFGWWISLIYFLICPVMFLTIFGAPYGKLCLKMAWYFIWPFGKLLEKAGDVVNRSTVRPPKCEVIPEERNCEDSKDLVRNKDSAPLLISSPIAIEIPVPEPPARKTSKHWCRISTYVWLLLGYPVLAVVHSLACVLSWLLVFSIPVSKMNACTLIAILRMAPEDIQVHRLEKKLGCETRVILCCYQAFNVYYYKYTVQGVNIFAINSLPLVLMTLIVGYTDREHNYCSAETKFATAITSIIPLSYYIGMGIASISAQSNFAVGAVVNATFGSITEMTFYITALLQGHHAATKCYEEVVKAALTGTLLGSILLIPGISMIIGGIKHREQRFNSRSAGVSSALLFISIGGVFAPTLFSKTFGNLVCESCTKIPGNASVPFICKDCHYDLSHADPHLILSQIEPLVYTVSVLLPAAYLIGLIFTLKTHSHIYDIHISDGQGGHAHGHHVVHWSRWRALAVLIGATVLMACCADLSTENIEPMLTHYSISQYFIGVTVLAMVPELPEIVNGVQFALQNNISLSLEVGSCIAVQVCMIQIPLLVLFNAFYDVGFVLVFSDIHLWSSIFSVILVNYIFMDGKCDYFQGTALVVVYFILLALYFFAPSPRAC; this is encoded by the exons atgtCCACCAAAAAGTCTTCGCTGATGCCAGGTGATGTGGAGAACCTGCGGAGAAGATCTGTGGCTGACTCTCACG AGAACTGTCTAGACCCTGAACAGCATTACCGGTTTCCACAGCGACCTTCCCAAAGTGATTGGCTCTGCGTTGGCCCCCAGCATCCAGACCTAGGTGCAGTGGAGACGTTCTCCCCAGATGCTTCTGCCCACCATTTCTGCCACTACACTCCGAAATGTTTCCTCACCATCAACAGAG GACATGCCACCTCAGCCCTGTCTACTCAGTCACAAAGTGCCCGGTCTACTCCGTCACGGTATGGAGAAGAGAGTTGGCATGATGGCACCTCAAAGACCACAATCAGAGCTGAGAATGAGGTGGAGGCTCACAGGGAGGCCAACAACTACAAG TTTGGCTTCAGGAAGTGGAAGGGCCATGTGACGGAGAAGCCCATAGAAGACAGATCAGACGACATCAGAGAGCTCTACTCTGATCTTAGCATTGTTAAGCCTCGAGAAG GCTCAGTGGTCACCTTTGGGAacataatttatgtatttttatttggatGGTGGATATCTTTAATCTACTTCCTCATTTGTCCTGTAATGTTTCTAACAATCTTCGGTGCTCCCTACG GCAAACTTTGTTTAAAGATGGCGTGGTACTTTATTTGGCCATTTGGGAAGTTGTTAGAAAAG GCCGGTGATGTAGTTAACAGATCCACTGTGAGGCCTCCTAAGTGTGAGGTCATTCCAGAGGAGAGGAACTGTGAAGACAGTAAGGACCTTGTCAGGAACAAGGACTCTGCGCCTCTTCTAATATCTTCCCCAATCGCTATTGAGATCCCTGTCCCAGAACCACCGGCTAGAAAAACTTCAAAGCACTGG TGTCGCATCAGTACTTATGTTTGGTTGTTACTGGGTTACCCTGTCCTCGCTGTGGTCCACTCCCTGGCCTGTGTGCTCTCCTGGCTGCTGGTCTTCTCTATACCTGTATCCAAGATGAATGCTTGCACACTGATCGCTATCCTCCGCATGGCACCAGAGGACATTCAGGTTCACAGACTGGAAAAG AAACTTGGGTGCGAGACCAGAGTCATCTTATGCTGTTATCAAGCATTCAATGTGTATTACTACAAATACACTGTCCAAGGAGTCAACATTTTCGCCATCA ACTCACTTCCCCTCGTATTAATGACTCTGATTGTTGGCTATACTGACCGTGAACACAATTACTGTAGCGCGGAGACCAAGTTTGCCACAGCCATCACTTCAATCATTCCTCTGTCCTACTATATTGGCATGGGTATAGCCAg CATTTCTGCACAGAGTAACTTTGCAGTGGGAGCTGTGGTGAACGCCACATTTGGCTCCATCACGGAGATGACATTCTACATCACAGCACTGCTGCAGGGACACCATGCTGCAACCAAATGTTACGAAGAGGTTGTTAAAGCAGCACTCACTGGGACCTTGCTTGGGTCTATCCTGTTAATACCT GGTATCTCTATGATCATTGGGGGCATTAAACACAGAGAGCAGCGATTTAACAGCCGTTCAGCCGGAGTGAGCTCAGCCTTGCTCTTCATATCCATAGGAG GTGTGTTTGCTCCCACCCTCTTCTCGAAGACCTTCGGGAATCTGGTGTGTGAAAGCTGCACCAAGATTCCAGGCAATGCCAGTGTACCCTTCATCTGCAAGGATTGTCACTACGACTTG agtCATGCTGACCCACATTTGATTCTGTCCCAAATCGA GCCCCTGGTGTACACAGTTTCTGTGCTGCTGCCTGCTGCATACCTGATTGGCCTCATCTTCACACTGAAGACCCACTCCCACATCTATGATATCCATATCAGCGATGGCCAAGGGGGCCATGCACATG GTCATCATGTAGTCCACTGGTCCCGGTGGAGGGCTCTTGCAGTGCTAATTGGTGCCACAGTGTTGATGGCCTGCTGCGCTGACCTCAGCACAGAGAACATTGAGCCCATGCTTACTCACTACTCCATCTCACAG TACTTCATCGGTGTCACGGTGTTGGCCATGGTGCCAGAGCTTCCTGAGATTGTCAATGGGGTCCAATTTGCACTGCAGAACAACATCAGCCTTAG CCTTGAAGTGGGTAGTTGCATTGCTGTGCAGGTCTGCATGATACAGATCCCACTGCTCGTACTCTTCAATGCCTTCTAT GATGTTGGATTCGTTCTTGTGTTCAGTGATATTCATCTCTGGTCCAGCATCTTCAGTGTGATTCTGGTCAACTACATCTTCATGGATGGAAAATGTGACTACTTTCAGG GCACCGCTCTAGTGGTGGTCTACTTCATCCTTTTGGCCCTGTACTTCTTTGCTCCTTCTCCACGTGCTTGTTGA